A genomic region of Choristoneura fumiferana chromosome 15, NRCan_CFum_1, whole genome shotgun sequence contains the following coding sequences:
- the LOC141435532 gene encoding uncharacterized protein: MMFSDDEIKEISESSFMRPGDEIISIRKVCLSDKYDKRDFSYKEPLLSNSSRNDLDVSRSLFREGLFPDSLEQARFAWTEEDGNIASLVSEPGFGTTGQTTFGKDLDAALSGEIKREADTSSAMFQQNSRGFLQKTTEPHLVSSTSAVQLNERSRGNQGACKVDKTDPRSRFHFVKYVKRHGRTVKLWECGICSREFQHQYTLMRHLPTHTDERNFHCDACGKSFRQLSTLSQHRAIHSAERPYACEVCSKTFNRVSTLISHRKTHSNEKPYRCHICPKGFHQKGNLRNHLFTHTNERPYRCNICFKGFNQQSNLVCHKNKAHPEDGCVTVPRGRTTPRIARPAPESQPESSRSSVDHCEVSSSVGPYLPPMEGTSSSWTPKSSPSLDSGDNWCNDLPWSSMSNGVIVDPIKTYHMGVALATRQTPFALLKPDNSTPVLVKVIDTKLPGGKQMLVPATAEDLRIGGKIVVNSEDSRSQEAGLLARAAEGAVQIRVPVVATVVPRIKPGGRLHLAVEEPHHAFHTALSADVGEVNVEPCTIKEEPPSVLPRLKPRLEPCLDPRLPPLERHLERSAFDDVRPGGRISSTCALPPPAPSPPLDLISMDLFEPMECIPLGPQITAVDNIDQPPPSDDSDIFIGEFEESIPLSDSD; encoded by the exons ATGATGTTTTCTGAcgatgaaataaaagaaatatcaGAAAGTAGTTTCATGAGACCCGGTGATGAAATAATAAG TATTCGTAAAGTTTGCTTGAGTGACAAATATGACAAACGAGATTTTAGTTACAAGGAACCGTTACTATCAAATTCAAGCCGCAATGAT CTCGACGTATCCCGGTCACTCTTCCGCGAAGGCTTGTTCCCTGACAGTCTGGAGCAAGCGAGGTTCGCATGGACAGAAGAGGATGGCAACATCGCATCACTGGTCTCCGAGCCGGGGTTTGGTACTACTGGACAGACTACGTTCGGGAAAGATTTGGATGCAGCACTCAGCGGGGAGATAAAG CGAGAAGCTGACACATCCAGCGCCATGTTCCAGCAGAACAGCCGAGGGTTCCTCCAGAAGACCACGGAACCACACCTTGTCAGCTCAACGTCAGCGG TTCAGCTAAACGAGCGGTCACGCGGCAATCAAGGCGCATGCAAAGTGGATAAGACTGACCCCCGATCGCGGTTCCATTTCGTCAAGTACGTGAAGAGGCATGGCCGTACTGTAAAGCTATGGGAATGTGGCATTT GTAGTAGAGAATTCCAGCACCAATACACCTTGATGCGTCATCTCCCCACCCATACTGATGAGCGTAACTTCCACTGCGACGCTTGCGGGAAGAGCTTTAGACAGCTTTCTACTCTCAGCCAGCACCGCGCCATACACTCAGCTGAAAGGCCTTATGCTTGCGAG GTGTGTAGTAAGACGTTCAACCGTGTGTCCACCCTGATCTCCCATCGGAAGACCCACTCCAACGAGAAACCCTATCGCTGTCACATCTGCCCTAAAGGATTCCACCAGAAAG gtAACTTACGGAACCACCTTTTTACTCACACTAATGAGAGACCATACCGCTGTAACATCTGCTTCAAAGGCTTCAATCAGCAGTCAAACCTTGTGTGCCATAAAAATAAG GCCCATCCTGAAGACGGCTGTGTCACCGTCCCTCGTGGCCGAACCACTCCTCGCATTGCTCGCCCGGCTCCTGAGAGCCAACCGGAATCCAGCAG atcATCCGTCGACCATTGCGAAGTATCCTCTTCAGTTGGCCCTTACCTTCCACCTATGGAAGGAACCTCATCGTCTTGGACTCCTAAATCATCTCCAAGCTTGGATTCCGGAGATAACTGGTGCAACGACTTGCCCTGGAGTTCCATGAGCAATGGGGTCATAGTGGACCCTATTAAGACTTACCACATGGGGGTGGCTTTGGCCACGAGGCAGACGCCATTTGCTTTGTTGAAGCCAGATAACAGTACCCCGGTGTTGGTCAAAGTGATTGATACTAAGTTGCCTGGTGGAAAGCAA ATGTTGGTGCCAGCGACTGCGGAAGACTTGAGGATTGGTGGAAAAATCGTAGTGAATTCAGAAGACTCACGATCTCAG GAGGCTGGTCTACTGGCCCGGGCGGCTGAGGGCGCGGTCCAAATCCGGGTGCCGGTGGTGGCGACAGTAGTGCCGCGGATCAAACCCGGCGGCCGGCTGCATCTGGCTGTGGAAGAGCCGCACCATGCCTTCCACACTGCGCTGTCTGCTGATG TAGGAGAAGTGAACGTAGAGCCCTGCACCATCAAAGAGGAACCGCCCTCAGTCCTGCCGCGTCTCAAGCCGCGTTTGGAGCCCTGCCTGGACCCTCGCCTGCCGCCCTTGGAGCGTCATCTAGAACGGAGCGCGTTTGACGATGTTAGACCTG gagGCAGGATCTCTTCGACGTGCGCGCTGCCGCCGCCAGCGCCGTCGCCGCCACTCGACCTCATCTCCATGGATCTGTTCGAGCCTATGGAATGCATTCCCTTGG GACCTCAAATAACAGCCGTGGACAACATTGACCAGCCTCCTCCGTCAGACGACTCTGATATCTTTATAGGAGAATTTGAG gaaagcATCCCCCTGTCCGATTCAGACTGA